CCTCCAGCATACGTCTCAGTCTTTGTCGACCTGATGCACGCTTACAGCATGGAATATCGGGTCAAAATGATTGATGTTCAGACGTAATATTCTATTAATAGTCTTCCTATTCTAATGTAAAATTTTGCGTGCTATAATTCGTCACCAGTGTGCTCGATATGGCTCGTGAAGAACGCGAACGTACACCCCGAGTTGCCACTCCGCGCTACTCTGTTGACTGGAACACTTATTATGACTTTAACGACGTAAGAATTAATATATTAGGCTAAGCGACTATTTGCGAAATCTAACCAAtaagtttgttttgaaattttatcaaGATTTCCGCTTTCTGTAACGAAATCGCTGCCGCTCACCCCAACATGGTGACAGTTTCCAGCATTGGCAGAAGTTACGAAAACAGAGCTATTCCGATGGTCAAAATCTCCACTGGAGGGTCAGGCAAAAAGGCGATCGTCGTCGATGGCGGTAAGTTTGATTTACGAAAGCGTTAAAAATCGTTTGTGAAATACTGATGTGCAAGTTGTCTTCCGTACTCAGGCATTCACGCCCGTGAGTGGATTTCACCTGCTTTCGTCACATGGTTGATTAACGAATTGGTTGAGAACTACGCCGCTCACCCGCAATACGTTGACAATATTGACTGGTATATACTCCACTACAGTTCAGGAAATAGCCGTTGACTAATTTCAatgctgataaaaaaaaaaaaaatattaggtaCATTATGCCTGTCATCAATCCAGATGGTTACCAATTTACTTTTGCACTCACCGGAGTAAGTTACCGTATAAAATGACCGCATGAGGGAAGGAACGAGTCGCtaaatctttaaattataCAGGATCGTTTGTGGCGCAAAAATCGTAGACCAAATAACGACGGAATCGGTGGCAGCAGCTGCTTGGGAACAGGTAAACTTGGGTAAAAGCCGGAATAATGTGCAACATATTGACGTCCCTATATCATTCCACGAAAAGATATGAACAGGAACTTTGGTTTCCACTGGAACGAGGGTGGCAGCAGTGCAAACGGATGCTCCGACACTTTCCACGGTGGAGCCGCTTTCAGCGAGGTAGAGACTCAACACGTTCGTGACGCTGTTTTGGCTGTCGCTGGTCCAGCTGAGATGTACCTGACCTTCCACGCTTATGGTCAGTACTGGCTCACTCCTTGGGGTTACACTGCTACTCTTCCCAGTGACTACACACAGCTTGTAAGGATTAATTACTGGTTTAGTATGGACTCAACTTGCCAAGTGGTGAATCGACTAAATCTTGATTCAACAATTTTCAGTACAACTTGGCTGTATCAGCTTGTAACAAATTGACTGCTGTCTACGGAACCCGTTATACCATCGGATCTTCGACTAACGTACTCTGTAAGGAAACtttcttttaactttcaaaTGCCTGAATTTTGTTACCTATCTACTTATTTCCTCGTTATAATAATTTCAGATGTGGCTTCTGGAGGCAGCGACGATTGGGCAAAGGTTGCACTAGAATCTATACATTGCTATTAGAGaacaagtaattatttttaaattcattttcgtaAAGGGTGGAGCTGGAATTCCATTTTCGTATACTGTTGAGATGCGCGATGAAGGCCTTTACGGATTCGAACTTCCTGCCAGGTAAAATCAGAAGTTACTATGAACCATTATGAGTTtagcctcccccccccccttccgcCCCAACAATGCAATTTCTTAACTGCTTTTGATGAATTACAGGCAAATTCTTCCAAACAATTTGGAGGTTTGGGAAGGCATTAAGGTGATGGCGGAGTCTCTCTTTTAAAGAGTTAACTCAATCAGCATCCAAATATCGATGGATTTACGATAGCGGAAAATATTGCATCACctatcattttaaaatcgtCATTACTACAATTAGGATGACTAAATACAATTGGAAATTCTGACACGACCTTTACTtgtgtaaaaatatttacgaaTAATTTCCCGGAAGAATTCAAACCTTCCTGaaactttgaaaaacaaatcaagttaCAATAGACCGTGAATGCAACAATATCTCTCGTACTATAATTTATTCTGTTTTAGACATTTGTGTACGCACAATGGGCTACGAGTAGTGAAGCACGTTACCCAATAATGCTTGTTACAAAAATGCAAAGAGAGCGAAGGTGGTACTGGATCACATCACGAGGTAACGCAAGCTATCTCTTGGTAAAACCGTCCAGCATTGTGTATACAAACAGTGCAATCCGGTTTAGTCCATTTTGTGATAAACATAAGTACATAACAAATTGACGTTGTCTGACATGTGAAAAAGATTGGCCTGATTGACGTTTCTAAACTTGCTTACTCACGATAACGAGCCTTTGAGCTTTTGGAGTCAGTTACAACCAGATATAGGACACGGGACTCGAACTGATACGACAAACAAAAGTGCGCCACATCGACAATTGAGTATAAAACGGATTTCGACTAATGAAAAAGACGTTGGATCGTTTTCAGTGTTTCTCTATAGACGACCATGAAGCTTTTGATCCTTTTGTCCGTCCTAGCGGCTTCGGCCATTGCTTCGCAGAAGCGTTATGATGGGTAAATatgcgaaacaaaacaagaaattaatgtaagaataaaataatttaactttATTCGGTTGGTTTGCAGCTATCAACTGTTCCAGGTAACGCCAAAGGATGCGGCTTCGTACGACGCCCTTGCCCGGCTCTCCGACAGCGAAATTTACGATTTCTGGACCGACTTGCGTACCATTGGTCACTCTACAGACATCATGGTTCCACCAGCATACGTCTCGATCTTCGTTGACCTGATGCATGCTTACAGCATGGAATATCGAGTCAAGATGGTCAATGTTCAGACGTAACGATCAATTAAAGCACTTTGCTTATGTTCTGGTTTTGTTAATgacttttgtttaaattagCGTTCTCGATATGGCTCGCGACGAGCAAGTGGCTGTCCCCCGCGTCGGTTCTCCCCGTTATTCCGTTACCTGGGACAACTACTATGACTTCAACGCCGTAAGCAAGcgacaaatttcaaaatgaattaattttaaacttgaaatcGACGGATTTTAATAGATCACAGCTTTCATCAATGAAATCGCCGCTGCCCACCCCGACAAGGTAACAGTTTCCAGCATTGGCAAGACATTCGAAAACAGGGATATGCCTTTGGTCAAGATCTCCACTGGTGGTACCGGCAAAAAGGCGATCGTCGTCGATGgcggtaaatttaaaaacaaaaatggctaACAACAAATGAACTCTGACTGATAATGACGATCCGattctttccttatttcctAGGCATTCACGCCCGTGAGTGGATTTCACCTGCTTTCGTCACCTGGTTGATCAACGAATTGGTTGAGAACTACGCCGCCCATCCCCAATATGTTGACAATGTCGACTGGTATTTTACTTGCATTGATTTATTATTCTGGAAATAGAAACTTGATTGTCATTCATTATTAGGTACATCATGCCCGTCATCAACCCAGATGGTTACCAATTTACTCATGACACAAACGGGGTATGTCATACTTGTTACGAGTAAAATGTATACGAGtaattcatttcgtttttggcAGGATCGCTTGTGGCGCAAGAACCGCAAACCAAATGCTGGAATCGGCGGCATTCCTTGCATCGGCACAGGTAAATTTGAATGCgacagttttaaaaataatgggaaaatattCATTGTTATAATTACTCCTCATAAAGATATGAACAGGAATTTTGGTTTCCACTGGAACGAGGGTGGCAGCAGTGCAAATGGATGCTCCGACACTTTCCACGGTGGAGCCGCTTTCAGTGAGATCGAGTCGCAAAATGTCCGTGACGCCATTTTGGCCGTCGCTGGTCAAGCCGAGATGTACCTGACCTTCCACTCTTACGGCCAGTACTGGCTCACTCCATGGGGTTACACCTCCGCATTGCCAGATGATTACACCCAGCTCGTAAGAACTTTAAGCTCTTTGGCTcaaatgaattcattttctcATCAACTCGTTTGTTTCAGTACACCTTGGCTGTATCAGCTGTCAACAAATTGACCGCCGTCTACGGAACCCAATACACCATTGGATCCTCCACCAACGTACtctgtaagaaaaaattcccttttcaaatgaatttcaaatgccTCAAAATGAAAGACTTCCGACCACAATTTTTCTGTCCATAATTCCAGATGTCGCTTCTGGAGGCAGTGACGACTGGGCAAAGGGTGGAGCCGGTATTCCGTTTTCGTACACCGTCGAGATGCGTGACGAAGGAACTTTCGGATTCCAACTTCCCGCTAGGTATAAACTAATGATTTGTCCCTGTTTTATAAAGTAtcgatttttaaatcaacTTTTATTGGTGAAATTATAGACAAATTCTCCCCAATAACGAGGAGGTCTGGGAAGGTATCAAGGTTATGGCCGAATCTCTTTTCTAAAGAGATTTTCCTAAACTAACGTTTCAGCATCTGATTGCCGCATCTGATTTGTGTTGACGGATAGCGAAATTAACAATTGgcttttcaatttaaataaaaatgtttccttaATACACAGTTATCACATttatgaaattgttgttttttttttaatagaaggACAAAATTAGTACTAgacaataaaatattattgcaaatggtgaaataaatgaagggcacctttttgaaaacataCGGAAGAAAATTATTCCGAATTATTCTACGTTATGTTTCTATTCTTTCTTAAAAAGTTTAATACGTGATGTATACTGTGTtcggaaaaaaagatatttttaaacaagaaacacatacaccaaaaaataaactgtaTGTGTTGTACGAAAGGTGGGAATTTGACGGCAAGCTTCACGTGATCTCGAGAATGCATTCGCCCCACTCTAACGCCATGCTCCTTGCACATATAAAAATAGGTACGGTAAATAAAAAGGTCCAAGTGCGAGACAAAGTCACctgattttttctccaatttcatttgataagCTACACATAAACTCTAAAgcataaacaaacaaattcatatCTTTACCACTGGGGCGCTGCCAGATTTGCACGTACTAAGGAAATTCCATCaaataaatctttaaaaaaaaatcaaatcaaatacaaattcaCAATCTCAATTATAGTAGTGAGGTGGAAGGTCTAAGGCTGAAAACTAAGTTAATTAAGACAATTCTtttctaaaacattttaaacaaTATAATCTCAcataattcaattcaacaatATAATTAACACAATATAATCTCAAGTTAACATGTAACAAATGTTCCCAATAAACTTCGTTCACCTGTGCCTACATGTCGACGGTATACCAAGtggagaaacaacaaaagctTGATTGACAGAATTatctattttctcttctctatTGTAAGTTCAAATAATCGTAAACGCAAACGTCAAgctcaaacaacaaaagatgGCCAATGAACCACAAGATAAGCATCATGCGCTGCTGTTTTGGGGTGGAGTTCCTAAAGAAACGGTTGTATAAATacttgaaatcaaaatcaaacccTCAAGTACAGAAAAAGATTCAATAGTGACAACCATGAAAGTCCTTCTCCTTCTGGCCTTATTGGCTGTATCGGCTTTAGCCGCTCAAAAGCGCTATGACGGGTAATTAAATTACTTAAAAGAAATTCTGATAATTTTACTAGAGATAAATTTTCATATTCTGACTTTTGCAAAAGATACAAGGTTATCCAAGTGAAACCGAAAAATGTGGCTTCATTCAACGCCCTCGCCAAACTTTACAAGGAACAGAACAGCATCTACGACTTCTGGACCGAGCCACGAAGCCTCGATGAATCCATCGACATCATGGTTCCACCCACTCATGCCAAGGAATTCGAAAGAATTTTGCGAACATACAATTTGGAACACCGAGTCAAAATCCAAGATGTCCAAAGGTTAGTTAGTATACAatagaattgaaaaattccgGAATTGAACTAATTAACAAATAACATACAAAGTGCCATCGATGTCTCCCGAAAAGACCAGGCTTCTCCAACTAACGTGAAAGATCCTCGTTCCCGTTCTGGCTCTTCTCGTTACGCGGTGAACTGGACTCAATATTACGACTACACCGCGGCAAGGAGTTTAATAAAGACGATACTGTAATTagggggaaataaaacaataattttgatGTTTAGATTTCCGTATTCCTTGCCCAAATGGCCCAAGCTCACCCTGACATTGTAACTTTAAAAACCATCGGCAAGACGCACGAGAACAGGGAGATGTACATGGTCAAGATTTCCAACACACCAGCCAACAGCAACGTCACCAAAAACGCCATTATCGTTGATGGAGGTATTATAGCGTGAGATTTAATATGTAATTAGAAGCAATGTGTCGTTCTACACCCagtaaaatgaatcaatttcaTATTAAAGGTATTCATGGTCGCGAATGGATTTCCCCTGCCTGGACCACTTGGCTTATTAATGAATTAGCTGAGAATTATGCGGCCCACCCCCAATACGTTGACAACCTGGACTGGTAACaaacgaattttgttttaagagACAATTTCGACATGCAATTAATTATTCCTTAATTAATTAGGTATATTCTGCCCGCAATGAATCCCGACGGTTACGTGTACTCCTTTGCCGACGTAAGACGACCATTCACTTAATTCACTTTTTGGTCATTCAcgttctattttttaaaaactcacTCCTAAACAGGATCGCCTGTGGCGTAAAAACCGCAATCCAGTGAACGGCCCCTGCGTCGGCATTGATCTCAATCGCAACTTTGGATTCCACTGGAatggaaagtttttttgaCGTGATAATATAAATTTACGAATATTTATTGCAACATTGACTGTGCTCAAAATACAGAAGGAGGAGCTGCCGGAAATGGGTGTGACCAAACCTATCACGGACCATCGGCTTTTAGCGAGGATGAAAGCGCCAATGTTCGTGATGCAATTCTTTCTGTTGCCGATCGCACAAAAGCTTACCTCACTATTCACTCTTATGGTCAATATTGGCTTACTCCTTGGGGTTACACAGCCGACTTGCCCGAAGACTATCCTCTGCTTGTACGTTTAAATCAAACCCTAATGTTTTGAAAGCACCTCATTCTTCCATTACGTTTATTAATGCTGTCAAAATATTCGTTTCAGTTTGATTTGGCCCAAAAGGCTGTAAACAACTTAACGGCTGTCTACGGAACTCAGTACACCATTGGATCTTCCACCAATGTTCTTTGTAAGTAGGCTTCAAcaaacgaattttaaaaaatcactcAAACGATCCAATTgaccaattttcatttttaaacgtACGAAAACGATGTCGGATTTTAGATGTTGCATCCGGAGGCAGTGATGATTGGGCAAAGGGTGGGGCTGGAATTCCCTACTCTTATACTGTTGAGCTACGAGACACGGGGGATTTCGGTTTCTTACTTCCAGCTGAGTAAGTTCTATTGAAGATTTTATATTCGCTTAGTGGTGGAaatcagtaaaataaaattttccttttaaaaataaaacaggcaAATCATCCCAAATAATCTGGAGTTGTGGGAAGCTACAAAGGTCATCGCTGAATTCGTTATGGAAATCGTTAATTAATTCCGACATACTAATTTTCCCCTTCCTTCGTCTTGAAAGTATGCCCCGTTACAAATGGCTGTTCGAGTCAATTAATTTTCTCGACTGCATGTATGTTAGTTATTCCAATAAAATCGTGACAGAGTCCTGCATTCTCCATCTTTTTATCGTTAAAATAAACTctactaaaaataaatgcgCAAGTTCTTTACTGGAAAGTTTTGATACCAATATAGATGCATGACAATAAATCATTACCTGGATTTCCTTACCAATTCATACACGCGTCAATAtcttttacaaatttaaatattataacAACTCACTATAAAAATACAGTATAAAGTTTATCGCCGTAATGAAGCATAAACATCCGTGTTGGGAGTAAACTCATTCCTAACATTCAAACGGATCCGTTATCTCAACAGGTTTTTcatgagtaaacaaaaaagcaatGTTCCTCATAAACTTGAACTGTGCCTACATTTCGACGGCATGCCAAGTTCAGAAACAACAACGCCTTGATTGACATAATTATCTATATTCTCTAATGTAAGTTCAAATAATCGTAGACCTAAActtattcaaacaccaaaagaTGGTCAATGCACCGCTTCAAGATACGCATCATAAGCTGCTGTTATTGGGTGAAGTTCTTAAAGAAACGGTTGTATAAatacttgaaataaaaatgaaaaaccctCAGCTTCAGACAAACGTTCAATTGGGACAACCATGAAAGTCTTACTCCTTCTTGCCTTATTGGCTGTATCGGCTTTAGCCGCTCAAAAGCGCTATGACGGGTAATTAAATTACTTTAAAGAAATTCTGATAATTTTACTAGAGATAAATTTTCATATTCTGACTTTTGCAAAAGATACAAGGTTATCCAAGTGAAACCGAAAAATGTGGCTTCATTCAACGCCCTGACTAAACTTTACGAGAGACAGAACAGCATCTACGACTTCTGGACCGAGCCACGAAGCCTCGATGAACCCATCGACATCATGGTTCCACCCACTCATGCcaaggaatttgaaaaaattttgcgAACATACAATTTGGAACACCGAGTCAAAATCCAAGATGTTCAAAGGTTAGTTATGACcgcattatttaaaaaaaaaataggaatcACCGATAAAACTAACCGTTACATTGCGCATAAAGTGCAATCGATGTCTCCCGAAAAGACCAGGCTTCTCCAACTAACGTGAAAGATCCTCGTTCCCGTTCTGGATCTTCTCGTTACGTGGTAAATTGGACTGAATATCACGACTACACCACGGTAAGAAGATGAATAAAAAGGTTACTTTGATTTAGGgggaaacaataaaataaaacaataatttataattCTAGATTTCCGTTTTCCTTGCCCAAATTGCTCAAGCTCACCCTGACATTGTAACTTTAAAAACCATCGGCAAGACGCACGAGAACAGGGAGATGTACATGGTCAAGATTTCCAACACACAAGCCAACAGCAACGTCACCAAAAACGCCATCCTGGTCGATGGAGGTATGATTTTAAAGAAAGTCAACAATATTGTGGGAGCAACATGTTCAATTTGCTGTGGTAGGTATTCATGCTCGAGAGTGGATTGCACCTGCTTTCAACACTTGGCTCATTAACGAACTGGTCGAAAATTACGCGGCTCACCCCGAATACCTTGACAACCTTGATTGGTGAGCTATCCttatttattcaacatttaaaagaataatagaCATCACTGATTCTTATTTACACCGGAAACAGGTACATCTTGCCCGTCATGAATCCTGATGGATATGTGTACTCCTTTGCTGATGTAAGTCTTCTGAATCTAACACAACTGTTTACAATCAAAGGCCATTGATACATGCTAACgaattgtttcaaaaacaGGATCGGCTATGGCGCAAAAACCGCAATCCAGTCAACGGCCCTTGCGTCGGCATTGATCTCAATCGCAACTTTGGATTCCATTGGAATGGAAAgttattttgacttttaaaaatgtaacgTACAAATACTTATTGAAATATTGACTGTGCTCAAAATACAGAAGGTGGAGCTGCCGGAAATGGCTGTGATGACACTTATCACGGGCCCACAGCTTTTAGTGAGGATGAAAGTGCCAATGCTCGCGATGCTATTCTTTCAATTGCGGAGCGGACTCAAGTTTACTTGTCCTACCATTCCTACAGCCAAGTTTGGCTTACTCCTTGGGGCTACACTGTCGATCTACCTGAGGATTACCCCTTACTTGTGAGAACcacttttcaaatattttttgagcAAACtgtaatttcatattttccttgttttagTTTGATTTGGCCCAGAATGCAGTCAACAACTTGACCGCTGTCTACGGAACTCAATACGCCGTTGGATCTACAACTGGTCTTCTTTGTAAGTTTACTTTTGTTAGTTATCCTGCTGGCCTTAAAAACTGCCACTACgctcaaatttttaaaattctttattgattttttcagaCGTAGCATCTGGAGGTAGCATTGACTGGATCAAAGGCGAAGCCGGAATTCCCTACGCTTATACAGTAGAGCTTCGTGACACCGGAGACTTTGGTTTTCTACTTCCAGCTGAGTAAGgccctttattttcttttatctacGGAAAACTTTAATTCAACGTAATTTTTTGAACTCATCAGTCAAATCCTTCCGAATAATCTGGAAATGTGGGAGGCTGTCAAGGTCATCGCTGAGTACACCATGAACATCgtctaacattttttttttacatgattGTGCTCTGCAAAATTCATCTTCAGGGGATCAGAAATATACTGactattcaaattcatttgttgtttccttctttAACGCATTCAACAGAAATGGATAAGAGCAAATTTTACACATTTTGTCCTGATGCGAGTTTAGACAGTGACATTCGtagcgtattttttttatttttatttaaggtTACTACACCATATCATGCACAGGTGATCGGGTGTGCGTGCATGTATGTTCAAAGTCTCACGTAACCGTGAGACCAAGACAGGCGGCTCTAAAATGTGAACAAACTATAGGTAAAAATGATTGACATGCTGACCTGTTTTGATAACGACTCGACTAGACGACGGACACAAATGACGCAAATAACCAATGCATTTCGACAATCGTGACGGCAAACAAACGATagtgaaaaatattcaaaaaatagtCTAGAGTCTATAAATGACGACGACTGTTTCTAGAAATCTATCATCAGTTCCCTACGTTCAGGAGAGACTCTTCAGCTATGAAGCTCCTCTTAGTATTGGCATTGGTGGCAACAGCCCTAGCGGGTCAGAGGCGTTACGAtgggtaaaataaaattaatttggtaAATTAAACGGTAAATTGATTTGACTAATtttgctaattaaaaaaaaaaaaaaaaaaaaaggtatcaAGTGTTTGAGGTGAATGCCAAAAACAAGGTGGCCCTCGAAGTCTTGACTAAGCTTTACAATGAGAGAAGCGACGTTTACGATTTCTGGACTGAACCTCGAAACATCAACCGCGCCGTCGACATTATGGTTCCTCCAGCCTTTGCTTCCACCTTCACAAGTTTGATGCAAGCGTTCGATGTCGACTACAAAGTTAAAATTGCTGATGTTCAGAGGTAAACAAAATTCAAGCCTGAAATGTCAATAAGGCGAATAATTGACATAACATGATGATAATATTTACAGCACAATCGAA
This window of the Daphnia pulex isolate KAP4 chromosome 5, ASM2113471v1 genome carries:
- the LOC124193589 gene encoding carboxypeptidase B-like, with amino-acid sequence MKLLILLSVLAASAIASQKRYDGYQLFQVTPKDAASYDALARLSDSEIYDFWTDLRTIGHSTDIMVPPAYVSIFVDLMHAYSMEYRVKMVNVQTVLDMARDEQVAVPRVGSPRYSVTWDNYYDFNAITAFINEIAAAHPDKVTVSSIGKTFENRDMPLVKISTGGTGKKAIVVDGGIHAREWISPAFVTWLINELVENYAAHPQYVDNVDWYIMPVINPDGYQFTHDTNGDRLWRKNRKPNAGIGGIPCIGTDMNRNFGFHWNEGGSSANGCSDTFHGGAAFSEIESQNVRDAILAVAGQAEMYLTFHSYGQYWLTPWGYTSALPDDYTQLYTLAVSAVNKLTAVYGTQYTIGSSTNVLYVASGGSDDWAKGGAGIPFSYTVEMRDEGTFGFQLPARQILPNNEEVWEGIKVMAESLF
- the LOC124193587 gene encoding carboxypeptidase B-like isoform X2; translated protein: MKVLLLLALLAVSALAAQKRYDGYKVIQVKPKNVASFNALTKLYERQNSIYDFWTEPRSLDEPIDIMVPPTHAKEFEKILRTYNLEHRVKIQDVQSAIDVSRKDQASPTNVKDPRSRSGSSRYVVNWTEYHDYTTISVFLAQIAQAHPDIVTLKTIGKTHENREMYMVKISNTQANSNVTKNAILVDGGIHAREWIAPAFNTWLINELVENYAAHPEYLDNLDWYILPVMNPDGYVYSFADDRLWRKNRNPVNGPCVGIDLNRNFGFHWNEGGAAGNGCDDTYHGPTAFSEDESANARDAILSIAERTQVYLSYHSYSQVWLTPWGYTVDLPEDYPLLFDLAQNAVNNLTAVYGTQYAVGSTTGLLYVASGGSIDWIKGEAGIPYAYTVELRDTGDFGFLLPADQILPNNLEMWEAVKVIAEYTMNIV
- the LOC124193587 gene encoding carboxypeptidase B-like isoform X1, producing the protein MKVLLLLALLAVSALAAQKRYDGYKVIQVKPKNVASFNALAKLYKEQNSIYDFWTEPRSLDESIDIMVPPTHAKEFERILRTYNLEHRVKIQDVQSAIDVSRKDQASPTNVKDPRSRSGSSRYAVNWTQYYDYTAISVFLAQMAQAHPDIVTLKTIGKTHENREMYMVKISNTPANSNVTKNAIIVDGGIHGREWISPAWTTWLINELAENYAAHPQYVDNLDWYILPAMNPDGYVYSFADDRLWRKNRNPVNGPCVGIDLNRNFGFHWNEGGAAGNGCDQTYHGPSAFSEDESANVRDAILSVADRTKAYLTIHSYGQYWLTPWGYTADLPEDYPLLFDLAQKAVNNLTAVYGTQYTIGSSTNVLYVASGGSDDWAKGGAGIPYSYTVELRDTGDFGFLLPAEQIIPNNLELWEATKVIAEFVMEIVN
- the LOC124193587 gene encoding carboxypeptidase B-like isoform X3 codes for the protein MKVLLLLALLAVSALAAQKRYDGYKVIQVKPKNVASFNALTKLYERQNSIYDFWTEPRSLDEPIDIMVPPTHAKEFEKILRTYNLEHRVKIQDVQSAIDVSRKDQASPTNVKDPRSRSGSSRYVVNWTEYHDYTTISVFLAQIAQAHPDIVTLKTIGKTHENREMYMVKISNTQANSNVTKNAILVDGGIHAREWIAPAFNTWLINELVENYAAHPEYLDNLDWYILPVMNPDGYVYSFADDRLWRKNRNPVNGPCVGIDLNRNFGFHWNEGGAAGNGCDDTYHGPTAFSEDESANARDAILSIAERTQVYLSYHSYSQVWLTPWGYTVDLPEDYPLLFDLAQNAVNNLTAVYGTQYAVGSTTGLLYVASGGSIDWIKGEAGIPYAYTVELRDTGDFGFLLPADQILPNNLEMWEAVKVIAEYTMNIV
- the LOC124193588 gene encoding carboxypeptidase B-like yields the protein MKLLILLSVLAASAIASQKRYDGYQLFQVTPKDQSSFEAMVQLYEQSENYDFWIAPRGIDIAMDIMVPPAYVSVFVDLMHAYSMEYRVKMIDVQTVLDMAREERERTPRVATPRYSVDWNTYYDFNDISAFCNEIAAAHPNMVTVSSIGRSYENRAIPMVKISTGGSGKKAIVVDGGIHAREWISPAFVTWLINELVENYAAHPQYVDNIDWYIMPVINPDGYQFTFALTGDRLWRKNRRPNNDGIGGSSCLGTDMNRNFGFHWNEGGSSANGCSDTFHGGAAFSEVETQHVRDAVLAVAGPAEMYLTFHAYGQYWLTPWGYTATLPSDYTQLYNLAVSACNKLTAVYGTRYTIGSSTNVLYVASGGSDDWAKGGAGIPFSYTVEMRDEGLYGFELPARQILPNNLEVWEGIKVMAESLF